A window of the Bacillus sp. A301a_S52 genome harbors these coding sequences:
- a CDS encoding AbrB/MazE/SpoVT family DNA-binding domain-containing protein produces MKSTGIVRKVDELGRVVIPIELRRTLDIAEKDALEIYVDDERIVLKKYKPNMTCQITGEVSDDNLSLANGKIILSPIGAKEIVRELESYIEKQEK; encoded by the coding sequence ATGAAATCTACCGGTATTGTACGTAAAGTTGACGAACTAGGACGCGTGGTTATTCCAATCGAATTACGCCGTACTTTGGATATTGCTGAGAAAGACGCTTTAGAAATCTACGTTGATGACGAGCGTATCGTTCTTAAAAAGTATAAGCCAAACATGACCTGTCAGATTACTGGGGAAGTTTCTGATGACAACCTTTCTTTAGCAAATGGAAAAATCATTCTAAGCCCAATCGGCGCTAAAGAAATTGTAAGAGAGCTTGAAAGCTACATTGAAAAGCAAGAAAAATAA